The following proteins are co-located in the Sphingomonas panacis genome:
- a CDS encoding type II toxin-antitoxin system VapB family antitoxin gives MGEQFNIKDAEAVRLARGLAEARGTTVTAVIRAALEREAREQDAMVQEKVRRIKAAAAEVRKHLPEDWKGKTSKEIMDEIYEDGLPK, from the coding sequence GTGGGCGAACAGTTCAACATCAAGGACGCCGAAGCGGTTCGACTGGCGCGCGGACTCGCCGAGGCGCGCGGCACGACCGTGACTGCCGTGATCCGCGCAGCCCTGGAGCGTGAGGCGCGTGAGCAGGACGCGATGGTCCAGGAGAAAGTACGTCGAATCAAAGCGGCTGCCGCCGAGGTGCGAAAGCATCTTCCCGAGGATTGGAAGGGGAAGACCTCGAAAGAGATCATGGACGAGATTTACGAGGACGGTTTGCCCAAATGA
- a CDS encoding cysteine synthase A codes for MHTAPSTLALIGNTPLVLLKGPSEAAGAEIYGKCEFANPGASVKDRAALGIVEDAEARGVIQPGGTFVEGTAGNTGIGVALVANAKGYKTIIVMPETQSREKMDTLRALGAELVLVPAAPYSNPGHFVHTSRRIAEETPNAVWANQFDNIANRRAHITGTAEEIWAQMEGRIDGFTCAAGTGGTIAGVGMGLKAKDENVCIALSDPHGAALYEYYAHGELRSEGSSVAEGIGQGRITGNLEGAPIDTQFRISDEEGLAWVSRLLSEEGLCLGLSSGINVAGAVRLARQLGPGSRVVTILCDTGFRYLSSLYNKDWLEAKGLPVFPWLATS; via the coding sequence ATGCACACCGCCCCCAGCACGCTCGCCCTGATCGGCAACACGCCACTCGTCCTGTTGAAAGGGCCGAGCGAGGCCGCCGGCGCGGAGATTTATGGCAAATGCGAGTTCGCCAATCCCGGCGCCTCGGTGAAGGACCGCGCGGCGCTCGGCATCGTCGAGGATGCCGAGGCGCGTGGCGTGATCCAGCCCGGCGGCACGTTCGTCGAGGGCACGGCGGGCAATACCGGCATCGGCGTGGCGCTGGTCGCCAATGCCAAGGGCTACAAGACGATCATCGTGATGCCCGAGACGCAGAGCCGCGAGAAGATGGACACGTTGCGCGCGCTGGGTGCCGAACTCGTGCTGGTGCCGGCCGCGCCCTATTCGAACCCCGGGCATTTCGTACACACCTCGCGCCGGATCGCCGAGGAAACGCCCAACGCGGTATGGGCCAACCAGTTCGACAATATCGCCAACCGCCGCGCGCACATCACCGGCACCGCCGAGGAGATCTGGGCGCAGATGGAGGGGCGGATCGACGGCTTCACCTGCGCGGCTGGCACCGGCGGCACGATCGCCGGCGTCGGCATGGGGCTGAAGGCCAAGGACGAAAACGTGTGCATCGCGCTCAGCGATCCGCACGGCGCCGCGCTTTACGAATATTACGCGCATGGCGAACTTCGCTCGGAAGGGTCGTCGGTCGCCGAGGGGATCGGGCAGGGGCGCATCACCGGCAATCTCGAAGGCGCGCCGATCGACACGCAGTTCCGCATTTCGGACGAGGAGGGACTCGCATGGGTCAGCCGGCTGTTGTCGGAGGAAGGGCTGTGTCTCGGCCTGTCGTCGGGCATCAACGTCGCCGGCGCGGTGCGGCTGGCGCGGCAGCTTGGGCCGGGCAGCCGCGTCGTGACGATCTTGTGCGACACCGGGTTCAGGTACCTGTCATCGCTCTACAATAAGGACTGGCTGGAGGCGAAAGGCCTGCCGGTTTTCCCTTGGCTTGCGACGAGCTGA